Proteins from a genomic interval of Corythoichthys intestinalis isolate RoL2023-P3 chromosome 3, ASM3026506v1, whole genome shotgun sequence:
- the tbx1 gene encoding T-box transcription factor TBX1 isoform X2, translating into MDDGGPLSPRANAFSIASLICGAEQAGNAAFDKLSTGPQDKPDGNKQSCCTMHYSTVTREMEAFTTSSLSSLNTPGGYHLSPSPGDPYTQHETHFEPCPAAQPNYGYPGQAPPSEPAGTPCSSSSSNSTPNSKNMVKKNPKVANINVQLEMKALWDEFNQLGTEMIVTKAGRRMFPTFQVKIFGMDPMADYMLLMDFLPVDDKRYRYAFHSSSWLVAGKADPATPGRVHYHPDSPAKGAQWMKQIVSFDKLKLTNNLLDDNGHIILNSMHRYQPRFHVVYVDPRKDSEKYAEENYKTFVFEETRFTAVTAYQNHRITQLKIASNPFAKGFRDCDPEDWPRNHRPGSLPIMSAFARTRNPMSSPPQQNGTEKDDSRREYEREPGGTPIHADPAHQLMSRVLSPALPVPGGLHAVPLTGGRPSPPHDLRPDPHTLPPETLHHHPYKYPTTYEHYLGAKTRPSPYPLPGIRGHTYHHHMNPTANMYSATSGPANYDYGPR; encoded by the exons ATGGACGACGGTGGTCCACTCTCTCCCAGAGCGAATGCTTTCAGTATCGCTTCTCTGATTTGCGGCGCGGAGCAAGCAGGAAACGCAGCATTTGACAAGCTGAGCACCGGCCCGCAGGACAAACCAGACGGGAACAAGCAGAGCTGCTGCACGATGCATTACAGCACGGTGACCCGGGAAATGGAAG CCTTCACGACCAGCAGTCTGAGCAGCCTCAACACTCCGGGGGGGTACCACCTCTCCCcctcccccggggacccttacaCTCAACACGAGACCCACTTTGAGCCCTGCCCGGCCGCTCAGCCCAACTACGGCTACCCGGGCCAGGCCCCGCCGAGCGAGCCCGCTGGAACCCCTTGCTCGTCGTCCTCGTCCAACTCGACACCAAACAGCAAGAACATGGTCAAGAAAAACCCCAAAGTGGCCAACATTAACGTCCAGCTGGAGATGAAGGCCTTGTGGGATGAGTTTAATCAGCTGGGTACCGAGATGATCGTCACCAAGGCGGGAAG GAGAATGTTTCCAACTTTCCAAGTGAAAATATTCGGGATGGATCCAATGGCTGACTACATGCTCCTAATGGACTTCTTGCCTGTAGACGACAAACGTTACAG GTATGCGTTCCACAGCTCTTCTTGGCTTGTGGCCGGCAAAGCTGACCCGGCGACACCGGGAAGGGTCCACTATCACCCAGACTCTCCTGCCAAGGGGGCCCAGTGGATGAAGCAGATCGTTTCATTCGACAAACTCAAACTCACTAACAACCTCCTTGACGATAACGGACAT ATCATTCTTAACTCTATGCACCGCTACCAGCCCAGGTTTCACGTGGTTTATGTGGACCCTCGCAAGGACAGTGAAAAGTACGCGGAGGAGAATTACAAAACGTTTGTGTTCGAGGAAacgcgcttcactgccgtcacggcaTACCAGAATCATCGG ATCACTCAACTGAAGATTGCCAGCAACCCTTTTGCGAAGGGCTTCAGGGACTGTGACCCAGAGGATTG GCCCCGGAATCACAGGCCAGGCTCCCTGCCAATAATGAGTGCTTTTGCCAGAACAAGAAACCCAATGTCATCTCCTCCTCAGCAGAATGGCACAGAGAAAG ATGACAGCAGGCGTGAATACGAGCGAGAGCCAGGCGGCACCCCCATCCACGCAGACCCTGCTCACCAGCTAATGTCCCGAGTTCTCAGTCCAGCCCTGCCTGTCCCAGGAGGTCTCCATGCCGTTCCGCTCACCGGCGGCCGCCCGAGCCCTCCACACGACCTCCGGCCGGACCCTCACACACTACCCCCGGAAACCCTGCACCACCATCCCTACAAGTATCCCACCACCTACGAACACTACTTAGgagccaagacccggccgtcccctTACCCTTTACCAGGCATCAGAGGGCACACGTACCACCACCACATGAACCCTACAGCCAACATGTACTCAGCCACCAGTGGGCCGGCAAACTACGATTACGGGCCCAGATAA
- the tbx1 gene encoding T-box transcription factor TBX1 isoform X1: MDDGGPLSPRANAFSIASLICGAEQAGNAAFDKLSTGPQDKPDGNKQSCCTMHYSTVTREMEAISSPWLTQLSHFCDVAAFTTSSLSSLNTPGGYHLSPSPGDPYTQHETHFEPCPAAQPNYGYPGQAPPSEPAGTPCSSSSSNSTPNSKNMVKKNPKVANINVQLEMKALWDEFNQLGTEMIVTKAGRRMFPTFQVKIFGMDPMADYMLLMDFLPVDDKRYRYAFHSSSWLVAGKADPATPGRVHYHPDSPAKGAQWMKQIVSFDKLKLTNNLLDDNGHIILNSMHRYQPRFHVVYVDPRKDSEKYAEENYKTFVFEETRFTAVTAYQNHRITQLKIASNPFAKGFRDCDPEDWPRNHRPGSLPIMSAFARTRNPMSSPPQQNGTEKDDSRREYEREPGGTPIHADPAHQLMSRVLSPALPVPGGLHAVPLTGGRPSPPHDLRPDPHTLPPETLHHHPYKYPTTYEHYLGAKTRPSPYPLPGIRGHTYHHHMNPTANMYSATSGPANYDYGPR; this comes from the exons ATGGACGACGGTGGTCCACTCTCTCCCAGAGCGAATGCTTTCAGTATCGCTTCTCTGATTTGCGGCGCGGAGCAAGCAGGAAACGCAGCATTTGACAAGCTGAGCACCGGCCCGCAGGACAAACCAGACGGGAACAAGCAGAGCTGCTGCACGATGCATTACAGCACGGTGACCCGGGAAATGGAAG CAATATCCAGCCCGTGGCTGACGCAGCTGTCCCATTTTTGCGATGTTGCAGCCTTCACGACCAGCAGTCTGAGCAGCCTCAACACTCCGGGGGGGTACCACCTCTCCCcctcccccggggacccttacaCTCAACACGAGACCCACTTTGAGCCCTGCCCGGCCGCTCAGCCCAACTACGGCTACCCGGGCCAGGCCCCGCCGAGCGAGCCCGCTGGAACCCCTTGCTCGTCGTCCTCGTCCAACTCGACACCAAACAGCAAGAACATGGTCAAGAAAAACCCCAAAGTGGCCAACATTAACGTCCAGCTGGAGATGAAGGCCTTGTGGGATGAGTTTAATCAGCTGGGTACCGAGATGATCGTCACCAAGGCGGGAAG GAGAATGTTTCCAACTTTCCAAGTGAAAATATTCGGGATGGATCCAATGGCTGACTACATGCTCCTAATGGACTTCTTGCCTGTAGACGACAAACGTTACAG GTATGCGTTCCACAGCTCTTCTTGGCTTGTGGCCGGCAAAGCTGACCCGGCGACACCGGGAAGGGTCCACTATCACCCAGACTCTCCTGCCAAGGGGGCCCAGTGGATGAAGCAGATCGTTTCATTCGACAAACTCAAACTCACTAACAACCTCCTTGACGATAACGGACAT ATCATTCTTAACTCTATGCACCGCTACCAGCCCAGGTTTCACGTGGTTTATGTGGACCCTCGCAAGGACAGTGAAAAGTACGCGGAGGAGAATTACAAAACGTTTGTGTTCGAGGAAacgcgcttcactgccgtcacggcaTACCAGAATCATCGG ATCACTCAACTGAAGATTGCCAGCAACCCTTTTGCGAAGGGCTTCAGGGACTGTGACCCAGAGGATTG GCCCCGGAATCACAGGCCAGGCTCCCTGCCAATAATGAGTGCTTTTGCCAGAACAAGAAACCCAATGTCATCTCCTCCTCAGCAGAATGGCACAGAGAAAG ATGACAGCAGGCGTGAATACGAGCGAGAGCCAGGCGGCACCCCCATCCACGCAGACCCTGCTCACCAGCTAATGTCCCGAGTTCTCAGTCCAGCCCTGCCTGTCCCAGGAGGTCTCCATGCCGTTCCGCTCACCGGCGGCCGCCCGAGCCCTCCACACGACCTCCGGCCGGACCCTCACACACTACCCCCGGAAACCCTGCACCACCATCCCTACAAGTATCCCACCACCTACGAACACTACTTAGgagccaagacccggccgtcccctTACCCTTTACCAGGCATCAGAGGGCACACGTACCACCACCACATGAACCCTACAGCCAACATGTACTCAGCCACCAGTGGGCCGGCAAACTACGATTACGGGCCCAGATAA